Proteins from a single region of Penaeus monodon isolate SGIC_2016 chromosome 12, NSTDA_Pmon_1, whole genome shotgun sequence:
- the LOC119579668 gene encoding uncharacterized protein LOC119579668 has protein sequence MKAGEDREVQEKERVVKMQGEIVKQPEEFKYLGSTVQADGGSEREVTKWIQAGWRAWKKITGVMCDRKVSDAVKGKIYKTGHDERDGVVAVTKAKEGKIQVAEMKMLRWSLGLTRQDRRFLTLAGPCLRPPSMRPSLMQRLGSLPLLCFLLSPRSGNTIRMKISVDEKGKWSLRQRMMTPLQPGEQQIPAIA, from the exons ATGAAAGCAGGGGAGGATCGCGAGGtgcaggagaaggaaagggtagtGAAAATGCAAGGTGAAATTGTTAAACAACCGGAAGAGTTCAAGTATTTGGGGTCCACTGTGCAGGCAGATGGTGGGTCAGAGAGGGAAGTTACGAAATGGATACAGGCAGGATGGAGAGCATGGAAGAAAATAACAGGTGTGATGTGCGACAGAAAGGTTTCAGACGCTGTGAAGGGGAAGATCTACAAGACCGGCCATGATGAACGGGATGGAGTGGTAGCTGTAACAaaggcgaaggaaggaaagatacagGTTGCGGAAATGAAAATGTTAAGATGGTCCCTGGGACTCACAAGACAGGAtaga AGATTTTTGACACTCGCTGGTCCCTGCCTTCGGCCTCCGAGCATGCGCCCTTCCCTCATGCAGCGTCTAGGTTCCTTACCACTTTTATGCTTTCTACTCAGTCCTCGCAGTGGAAACACAATACGGATGAAAATCTCTGTCGACGAGAAAGGTAAATGGTCTTTACGGCAAAGGATGATGACGCCACTGCAACCGGGAGAGCAACAGATCCCCGCAATCGCATAA